In one Corallincola holothuriorum genomic region, the following are encoded:
- a CDS encoding carbohydrate-binding module family 20 domain-containing protein: MKCLMLPSIILSLLIFAGSVWANDPPDNSNEILGYGADVPLQRLVFKLAHSAGGIGGPSNEDLVANMGALFASAELEAKPLFTATELSGLQQNISAPILDPMTRLGGYYELPLSPQTDRQKLAELYQQLQLLPEVELAYVQPVPELATTDSDSVVTPLIFTPDFESRQGYLNSGSNGINARYAWDFPGGRGEQIKVVDIEGGWNVTHEDMPALFLTMGTQISNSSWRNHGTAVLGVIGGMDNNYGVTGIANQAEMGYVSIGSYSTSNAILQAAGHLSPGDVILIELHSRGPDDGTACTCNQGQCHYVPMEYYQAVFDAIRMVTDMGITVVEAAGNGDVNLDAPVFNGIFDKQVRDSGAIMVGASDYDQRSPSCFSNHGERIDAHGWGQFVTTMGYGDLQSIDEQFWYTAYFSGTSSASPIVTGSVAVLQGIAKSQLGAPLSPQQVRALVSETGTPQTGDLARRIGPLPNLQTAIDSLLEPQQGFDSVLGDAPSLTLAGADFGEWTLYVPQNQLTLVDDHTWELTLTVPERLTDSEYKLVLDANWATNWGGSGDGVSVALARDGGNAKVSLVAGEYRLTVTEGDNANAPLQVDWQVISADQSDSVFGASANLKISGADFDDWMMDNEAWALTYIGNGQWRKLVVATGGLNASPYKLVLNNDWATNWGGGAIGASATLTSGGDNASITLPAGSYYLVVTEGSSVSAPLTVTWRDVNAAPTSEVTFRCFNGETYPGQSVYVVGNQPELGNWDPAAALLLSSDAYPTWQGALSLPTNTALAWKCVKREENNPTAGVEWQSGDNNQLTIGTDSHYQTESQF, translated from the coding sequence ATGAAATGTTTGATGTTACCTTCAATCATATTGTCACTTTTGATCTTCGCCGGTTCCGTTTGGGCGAATGATCCCCCAGATAACAGTAACGAAATTTTAGGCTACGGTGCTGATGTCCCGTTGCAACGCCTGGTGTTCAAGCTAGCTCATTCGGCTGGCGGTATCGGTGGGCCCAGTAATGAGGATCTGGTGGCTAATATGGGCGCGCTGTTTGCGTCTGCGGAGCTTGAAGCAAAGCCGCTGTTTACCGCTACCGAACTGTCGGGGCTGCAACAAAATATCAGTGCGCCGATACTCGACCCCATGACTCGTCTGGGAGGCTATTACGAGTTACCGCTGAGTCCTCAAACTGACCGGCAGAAACTGGCTGAACTCTATCAGCAGTTACAACTGCTGCCTGAAGTTGAACTGGCCTATGTGCAACCTGTACCTGAGCTGGCTACAACAGACTCTGACAGTGTCGTCACACCGCTGATCTTTACCCCAGATTTTGAATCTCGTCAGGGTTATCTGAATAGCGGCAGTAACGGCATTAATGCGCGTTATGCATGGGATTTCCCTGGTGGCCGCGGTGAGCAGATCAAAGTGGTCGATATCGAAGGGGGCTGGAATGTTACCCACGAAGATATGCCTGCGCTGTTCTTAACCATGGGCACACAGATTAGTAATTCGAGTTGGCGCAACCATGGCACCGCAGTGTTAGGCGTTATCGGTGGCATGGATAACAACTACGGTGTTACGGGGATCGCGAATCAGGCTGAAATGGGTTACGTCAGCATTGGTAGCTACTCTACCTCCAACGCTATTTTGCAGGCCGCAGGCCATCTGTCACCAGGTGATGTGATCTTGATTGAGCTGCATAGCCGTGGCCCTGATGATGGCACCGCCTGTACCTGTAACCAGGGGCAGTGTCACTATGTTCCGATGGAGTATTACCAAGCGGTGTTCGATGCCATCCGTATGGTCACGGATATGGGGATCACGGTGGTGGAAGCTGCCGGTAACGGTGATGTGAATCTGGATGCGCCGGTTTTCAACGGTATCTTTGATAAGCAGGTGCGTGATTCTGGCGCGATTATGGTCGGTGCCAGTGATTACGACCAACGCTCACCCTCCTGTTTCTCTAACCATGGTGAGCGTATTGATGCCCACGGCTGGGGTCAGTTTGTGACAACCATGGGCTATGGTGACCTGCAGAGCATAGATGAACAGTTCTGGTATACCGCTTACTTTAGTGGCACCTCAAGTGCCTCGCCTATCGTGACTGGCTCTGTTGCCGTACTGCAAGGGATCGCCAAGTCGCAGCTAGGTGCCCCTTTGTCGCCCCAGCAAGTACGCGCTTTGGTTAGCGAAACAGGGACGCCTCAAACCGGCGATCTAGCACGTCGTATCGGGCCTCTACCTAACCTGCAGACAGCGATTGATTCGCTCTTAGAGCCGCAGCAGGGCTTTGACTCTGTGCTTGGTGATGCACCATCACTCACATTGGCCGGTGCTGATTTTGGTGAGTGGACATTGTATGTGCCGCAGAATCAACTGACTTTGGTTGATGACCACACTTGGGAACTGACCTTGACCGTGCCTGAGCGTTTGACGGACAGTGAGTATAAGTTGGTATTAGATGCGAACTGGGCAACGAACTGGGGTGGCAGTGGTGACGGTGTGAGCGTTGCGCTGGCAAGAGATGGTGGCAATGCCAAAGTCTCTTTGGTTGCAGGTGAGTACCGTCTGACGGTGACGGAAGGTGATAATGCCAATGCGCCACTGCAGGTTGATTGGCAGGTGATCTCCGCTGATCAGAGTGACAGTGTGTTTGGTGCCTCAGCTAATCTGAAAATCAGTGGTGCTGATTTCGATGATTGGATGATGGATAACGAAGCTTGGGCATTGACCTATATCGGAAACGGTCAGTGGCGCAAGTTGGTGGTTGCCACTGGTGGCCTGAATGCGTCACCTTACAAGTTAGTGCTGAATAATGACTGGGCTACCAACTGGGGTGGCGGTGCTATCGGTGCATCAGCGACCCTGACTAGCGGTGGTGACAATGCCAGCATCACTTTGCCGGCGGGGAGTTATTACCTTGTTGTTACTGAAGGGAGCAGTGTATCAGCGCCTCTGACAGTGACATGGCGTGATGTGAATGCGGCGCCGACCAGTGAGGTGACTTTCCGCTGCTTCAACGGCGAAACGTATCCAGGGCAGAGCGTTTATGTCGTGGGTAATCAGCCCGAGCTTGGAAACTGGGATCCAGCTGCTGCTCTACTGTTGAGCTCTGACGCTTATCCGACATGGCAGGGGGCACTATCGCTGCCGACCAACACTGCGTTGGCGTGGAAGTGTGTTAAGCGTGAGGAAAACAACCCGACTGCTGGCGTGGAGTGGCAATCTGGTGACAATAATCAGCTGACAATTGGCACTGACAGCCATTATCAGACTGAGAGTCAGTTTTAG
- a CDS encoding FAD-dependent oxidoreductase produces the protein MAKNVYQFVDVDRVDPPKKAIETRRVEFVEIYEPFKDDQARNQSDRCLECGNPYCEWKCPVHNYIPNWLKLANEGRIEEAAELCHQTNSLPEVCGRVCPQDRLCEGACTLNDQFGAVTIGSVEKYITDKAFAMGWRPDMSKVVWTDKKVAVIGAGPAGLACADILIRNGVKPVVFDKYPEIGGLLTFGIPAFKLEKEVMTLRRKIFSEMGIEFQLETDIGKDIPFQQLLDDYDAVFLGMGTYKYMTGGFPGEEATGVYDALPFLVANTNRQMGFEKDPADFIDMAGKKVVVLGGGDTAMDCVRTSVRQQAERVICAYRRDAANMPGSRREVVNAREEGVEFMYNLQPTEIVVDSAGKATGVKMVKTQLGAPDQRGRRRPEPIPGSEHILEADAVIQAFGFQPSPSPWFADFGIELDDWDRVKAPENGEYKFQTSNPKVFAGGDMVRGSDLVVTAIAEGRNAAEGIMDYLNV, from the coding sequence ATGGCTAAGAATGTTTATCAGTTTGTCGACGTCGATCGTGTAGACCCGCCAAAAAAGGCGATAGAAACGCGACGAGTAGAGTTTGTCGAGATCTACGAACCGTTCAAAGATGATCAGGCCCGTAATCAGTCTGATCGCTGCCTTGAGTGCGGTAATCCCTATTGTGAGTGGAAGTGCCCGGTGCACAACTACATCCCCAACTGGTTGAAGCTGGCCAACGAAGGGCGAATAGAGGAAGCAGCAGAGCTGTGTCATCAAACCAACAGCTTGCCCGAAGTCTGTGGTCGGGTCTGCCCGCAAGATCGCCTGTGTGAAGGCGCTTGTACGCTCAATGACCAGTTTGGCGCAGTCACCATCGGCTCGGTGGAAAAATATATCACCGACAAAGCGTTCGCCATGGGCTGGCGCCCTGATATGTCGAAGGTAGTGTGGACAGATAAGAAAGTCGCTGTCATTGGTGCTGGCCCAGCAGGTTTGGCCTGTGCTGATATTCTTATCCGCAACGGTGTAAAACCCGTGGTATTTGATAAGTACCCAGAGATCGGTGGCCTGCTAACCTTTGGTATTCCAGCGTTTAAGCTAGAAAAAGAGGTGATGACCCTGCGCCGTAAAATCTTTAGCGAGATGGGCATCGAGTTCCAACTGGAAACCGACATCGGCAAAGATATCCCGTTCCAACAACTGTTGGACGATTACGATGCAGTCTTTTTGGGCATGGGCACATACAAGTACATGACCGGCGGTTTTCCTGGCGAAGAAGCTACTGGCGTTTATGACGCGCTGCCTTTCCTGGTTGCCAATACCAATCGCCAAATGGGTTTCGAAAAGGATCCTGCTGACTTTATCGACATGGCAGGCAAAAAGGTCGTGGTGCTTGGTGGTGGTGATACCGCCATGGATTGCGTGCGCACCTCGGTACGCCAACAAGCGGAGCGTGTGATCTGCGCCTATCGTCGTGATGCGGCCAATATGCCGGGGTCACGGCGAGAAGTCGTCAATGCCCGCGAAGAGGGCGTGGAGTTTATGTATAACCTGCAGCCCACCGAGATTGTGGTAGATAGCGCAGGCAAAGCAACCGGAGTGAAGATGGTGAAGACCCAATTGGGAGCACCAGATCAACGCGGCCGTCGTCGACCAGAGCCGATCCCAGGATCAGAGCATATTCTGGAAGCTGATGCCGTGATTCAAGCATTTGGTTTCCAACCCAGCCCCTCGCCTTGGTTTGCTGATTTTGGCATTGAGCTGGACGATTGGGATCGTGTGAAAGCACCGGAAAATGGTGAATACAAATTCCAGACATCAAATCCGAAAGTATTTGCGGGTGGCGATATGGTGCGGGGCTCAGATCTAGTCGTCACAGCAATCGCTGAAGGCCGTAACGCCGCCGAAGGGATCATGGATTACCTAAACGTCTAA